One window of the Salvia splendens isolate huo1 chromosome 1, SspV2, whole genome shotgun sequence genome contains the following:
- the LOC121796370 gene encoding chaperone protein dnaJ 20, chloroplastic-like: MSKVNQSPKTQKMSRVRIRRPRAQTKETLYQLLGIAEDVKSLSDIKKAYKQMARKYHPDVSPPEQLDEYTRRFIMVHEAYETLSHPQTRALYDTHLAFGAAFSSSPQGMEEKEEWRSSWESQLGQLQQRRRNCRERSSWGARMRNSTN, from the exons ATGTCAAAAGTCAACCAATCTcccaaaacacaaaaaatgtcCCGGGTGAGGATCCGAAGGCCGAGGGCCCAAACGAAGGAGACACTGTACCAACTGCTGGGAATTGCAGAGGACGTGAAGAGCTTATCCGACATTAAAAAAGCGTACAAACAGATGGCCAGAAAGTACCATCCCGACGTATCTCCACCGGAGCAACTGGACGAGTACACCAGGAGGTTTATTATGGTACATGAGGCCTACGAAACGCTCTCTCATCCCCAAACCAGAGCTCTCTACGACACACACTTGGCTTTCGGCGCTgccttttcttcttctccccAG GGAATGGAGGAAAAAGAGGAGTGGAGGAGCAGCTGGGAGTCACAATTGGGCCAACTGCAGCAGCGACGCCGCAATTGTAGGGAGAGATCGTCGTGGGGGGCTCGAATGCGAAACTCTACTAATTAG
- the LOC121743441 gene encoding GTP cyclohydrolase 1-like encodes MGVLDECYNVGIENGVSVGSVAIEDAVRVLLLGLGEDINREGLRKTPLRVAKALRDGTRGYHQNVKDIVSGALFPESGLESCVGSAGGAGGLVIVRDLDLFSYCESCLLPFQVKCHVGYIPSGQRVVGLSKLSRVAEVFAKRLQDPQRLANEICAALQHSIRPTGVAVVLQCSHIHFPNFQTALFDPNHQGCVKLSVMSGSGAFDDEKASIWTDFLGLLRFRGLTAEDAHSRGSLDKSWCPSRTICKMAASDPSLLAAVSSILYALGEDPLREDLVDTPARFVNWLMNFKNSNVDMKLNGFVRGSKRETSLTPPRDFSHICSELNLPFWSQCEHHLLPFHGVVHIGYYSSSRVISNVGKSLLQSVVQFYGFKLQVQERLTRQVAEVASSILGEDVIVVVEASHTCMISRGIEKLGSSTATIAVLGRFSTDPTARAKFLQIIPSSA; translated from the exons ATGGGCGTTTTAGATGAATGTTACAACGTGGGAATAGAGAATGGAGTGAGTGTTGGGTCCGTGGCCATTGAGGATGCTGTGAGAGTGTTGTTGCTGGGCTTGGGTGAGGATATCAACCGCGAAGGTCTTCGTAAGACGCCTCTTCGTGTGGCCAAGGCCCTCAGAGATGGGACTCGAG GCTATCATCAGAATGTGAAGGACATTGTCAGCGGTGCTTTATTTCCTGAGTCTGGGTTGGAAAGCTGTGTTGGTTCTGCTGGCGGAGCAGGCGGGCTTGTCATTGTACGGGATCTTGATCTCTTCTCGTATTGTGAGTCTTGCTTGCTTCCGTTCCAGGTCAAGTGCCATGTTGGTTACATCCCATCTGGCCAGCGTGTTGTGGGGTTGAGCAAGCTTTCTCGGGTTGCTGAAGTCTTTGCCAAGCGCTTACAAGATCCACAGCGACTGGCCAATGAAATCTGCGCAGCTCTGCAGCACAGTATCAGGCCAACCGGCGTTGCTGTCGTTCTCCAGTGCTCCCACATCCATTTCCCAAACTTCCAGACCGCCCTCTTCGACCCGAATCACCAAGGATGTGTGAAGTTATCAGTTATGTCAGGATCAGGAGCGTTTGACGATGAGAAGGCCAGTATCTGGACCGATTTCCTTGGCCTTCTCAGATTCAGAGGCCTAACTGCAGAGGACGCCCATTCCAGAGGCTCGCTCGACAAATCCTGGTGCCCTTCTCGAACCATCTGCAAGATGGCTGCATCAGACCCGTCTCTGCTCGCCGCAGTTTCCTCGATCCTCTATGCCCTGGGCGAGGACCCGTTGAGGGAGGATCTGGTGGACACCCCGGCTCGATTCGTCAACTGGCTTATGAACTTCAAGAACTCAAATGTAGACATGAAGCTCAATGGGTTCGTACGAGGTAGCAAGAGGGAAACGTCTCTAACACCACCCAGAGATTTCAGCCACATCTGCTCCGAGCTGAACCTGCCGTTCTGGTCACAATGCGAGCACCATCTGCTCCCATTCCACGGCGTTGTGCACATAGGCTATTACAGCTCGAGCCGTGTCATCAGCAACGTAGGGAAATCGCTTCTGCAGTCAGTGGTGCAGTTCTATGGGTTCAAACTGCAGGTGCAGGAGAGGCTAACCAGACAGGTGGCCGAGGTAGCTTCTTCGATCTTAGGCGAAGACGTGATCGTGGTCGTTGAAGCTAGTCATACTTGTATGATATCTCGAGGGATCGAGAAGCTAGGAAGCAGCACTGCCACCATTGCTGTACTTGGTCGATTCTCCACTGATCCAACAGCGAGGGCCAAATTTTTGCAGATAATTCCGAGTTCAGCTTGA
- the LOC121743433 gene encoding uncharacterized protein LOC121743433 — protein MVLRQHSSIWSAPALASSGQKIGNLYLLFSSIAMSRCFPFPPPGYELKGGPDDVDAIIKEKEKHKKHKDKREKNDKKEKSERKKKERGGEKHRDKRDKKRKREKDRDKKDKNKDIEKKVGPLESQNDLKPVPYSEPTDRIQDERTAVELGNRVKNDGSMGVQTVQKVTILERQKTNLSDKVQENDDGRLGIKDLRDRSRTANCQSFQVDSRSLGNGRNSYGENQIKIEEGKERNGYEYRIGTGEGGTSMNADQNKNVKAEDKKGKEENKRELTGFRNCEVKQNTSNVNLLDFHSKIPSDLLKENNDCQGKLPKLKELNGFLHAKDSGVRLNNISRHTIASDQVDQTGTGIRPCRNTNNIGVVGKRAVITDENKVNGKLSSPQSVIDNVRNIGPCQTSADNRKTENGRVHIDSHVVSNGVISPHIVRIQRKMEPCQTSKNVAMAKQINSSFDQKVPSSHPHVEMGGKMAVQALDANHMRMHTNDSRISGSLEGKKHYSSRKLKVTTTTNTKPPHPDVKYLSQILTVPEVEWPQSDNQEWLFDRQDSETKRPKLASPETKYVWSEAIHLKSSDVTALPYVIPY, from the exons ATGGTTCTTCGGCAGCATAGTTCTATCTGGTCGGCTCCTGCATTGGCAAGTTCTGGCCAGAAAATAGGAAATCTTTACTTGCTGTTTTCGTCAATTGCAATGTCTCGCTGTTTTCCCTTTCCGCCGCCTGGATATGAGTTGAAGGGTGGACCCGATGATGTGGATGCGATCATAAAG GAGAAAGAAAAGCACAAGAAGCACAAGgataaaagggagaagaatgataagaaagaaaaaagtgaaagaaagaaaaaggagagaGGCGGAGAGAAACACAGAGACAAGAGGGATAAGAAACGAAAGCGGGAGAAAGATAGAGACAAAAAGGATAAGAATAAAGATATAGAAAAGAAAGTAGGTCCCTTGGAGAGCCAAAATGATCTTAAGCCTGTCCCATATAGTGAACCAACGGATAGAATTCAGGACGAGAGAACTGCCGTCGAATTGGGAAATCGCGTTAAAAATGACGGATCAATGGGTGTCCAAACGGTTCAGAAAGTCACAATTTTGGAAAGGCAAAAGACCAACTTGTCGGATAAGGTGCAAGAGAATGATGATGGCAGGTTGGGTATTAAAGATCTCAGAGATCGCAGCAGAACGGCTAATTGTCAAAGTTTCCAAGTTGATTCAAGGAGTTTGGGAAATGGCAGGAATAGTTATGGAGAAAATCAAATTAAGATTGAGGAGGGAAAGGAAAGAAATGGATACGAATACAGGATTGGCACAGGTGAAGGGGGTACTAGCATGAATGCAGATCAAAATAAGAATGTGAAAGCAGAGGACAAGAAAGGGAAagaggagaataaaagagagttAACTGGGTTTAGGAATTGCGAGGTCAAGCAAAATACAAGTAATGTTAATCTTCTAGATTTTCACTCCAAAATTCCCTCAGATCTTCTGAAGGAGAACAATGACTGCCAGGGAAAGCTTCCAAAACTGAAGGAGTTGAATGGCTTCTTACATG CCAAAGACAGTGGAGTTCGACTCAATAATATTTCCAGGCATACCATTGCGTCTGATCAAGTTGATCAAACCGGAACTGGTATTCGTCCTTGTcgaaatactaataatataggAGTGGTGGGTAAAAGAGCTGTTATTACAGATGAGAATAAGGTGAATGGCAAGCTTTCATCCCCTCAATCAGTGATTGATAACGTAAGGAATATTGGACCTTGCCAGACCTCAGCAGATAACAGAAAAACAGAGAATGGTAGGGTTCATATTGATTCTCATGTTGTGAGTAATGGCGTTATCTCCCCTCACATTGTCCGTATTCAAAGAAAGATGGAACCATGCCAGACTAGCAAGAATGTTGCAATGGCCAAGCAGATCAATAGCAGTTTTGACCAAAAAGTTCCATCCTCACACCCACACGTGGAGATGGGAGGAAAAATGGCTGTGCAAGCGCTAGATGCTAACCATATGAGGATGCATACAAATGATTCAAGGATTAGTGGTTCTTTAGAAGGTAAGAAACACTATTCATCAAGAAAGCTGAAggtcaccaccaccaccaacacGAAGCCTCCTCACCCTGATGTGAAGTACTTGAGCCAGATACTTACTGTTCCTGAGGTAGAATGGCCACAAAGCGATAATCAAGAATGGCTGTTTGACCGCCAAGATTCAGAAACAAAGAGGCCCAAATTAGCATCCCCGGAGACGAAATATGTCTGGTCAGAAGCCATACATTTGAAGTCTTCAGATGTGACCGCGTTGCCATATGTCATTCCTTACTAG